The genomic region ATATAAATTTAATAGGAGAGGTTATAACGTTTAATTTAAACTAGTAGGAGGAATAACGATGGAATTAAGGTTAGTAAAACCAAGAATGGAATTAAGAGATAAACACTTAGATTTTATAAAAGAATGGAAAGAAAATGGAGAAGATATTACACCCTATTCAGTAAGGTTACTAGGTCAGAGATATGAAAAGTGGTTAGAGAATAATAACAAACTTGAAAATAAAGACACGGCACCAGATGATTGGGTACCGGCTACAACTTATTTTTTGATGGATGAAGAATCAAACATGTTAGGAGCAGTTAATATTAGACATGAGTTGAATGAATTTCTATTTAACTATGGTGGTCATATCGGTTATGGGATTCGTCCGAGTGAGAGACGAAAGGGCTATGCATCTAAGATGTTAGAAATGGCATTAAACGTGTCTAGAAATGAAATTGGATTAAAAAAAGTGTTAATTGTTTGTAATCAAGTAAATCATGCCTCTTCTAAAACCATTCAAAAAAATGGTGGTGTATTAGAAAATGAAGTAGTTGAAGAGGGGAAACTTGTACAAAGATTTTGGATTGAATTGTAGCCATATATATTCTGGATCTAAATTATAAAATGATTTTTATTTCCGTAAACCGTATGTTGTTATCATTATTAAAGTAACAATTCCTG from Haloplasma contractile SSD-17B harbors:
- a CDS encoding GNAT family N-acetyltransferase; this encodes MELRLVKPRMELRDKHLDFIKEWKENGEDITPYSVRLLGQRYEKWLENNNKLENKDTAPDDWVPATTYFLMDEESNMLGAVNIRHELNEFLFNYGGHIGYGIRPSERRKGYASKMLEMALNVSRNEIGLKKVLIVCNQVNHASSKTIQKNGGVLENEVVEEGKLVQRFWIEL